From Nocardia sp. XZ_19_385, the proteins below share one genomic window:
- a CDS encoding WXG100 family type VII secretion target, protein MAETTDLSVAGNATADEILNDGATGLQYFKEYLERYATCYSSLKIGRAEIASLNVSSLYAKYDWERQMDIAALERMAATLAKVLTSAKEELTKQETQRNALPSVWQGTAADAALTMLNSQVVRATEDQVDVSGISTKLASTAEGLRAAVKAKAQAVKKYWHPTQPDIPDSNGLGRKSIDAFIMHAIMNEYAEPGLSAKRWLETKFQPAVENTISNFETLCTETETTVNGLYDQLSSELAKLDTAAYPMPADTTSPSTPPSTVQAPSPTGTNPGPGPSTTPSPSITPTPSVTPTSSITPSTTPTPSSTVPASTNIALSGLASTLATALTTAVSSLATAATTGLTALGTAISEAIEDFTDDEKDDDDKDDDGKDDGEKKDGEKTKSTEFDLAGKHYKLEVGADGQPKLVETDSEGKTRELSVKLDSNGNPIISSEEKKEESKPAAGTPAAGTPTSGNPTATVPPAGTKKGGEDGEHTPKTAPVTGEQQQQAPVQTGAELSEAGPL, encoded by the coding sequence ATGGCTGAAACTACTGATCTGTCTGTTGCCGGAAATGCGACTGCGGATGAGATTTTGAACGACGGCGCGACCGGACTTCAATATTTCAAGGAGTATCTGGAACGATACGCAACGTGCTACTCGAGTCTCAAAATCGGACGCGCCGAAATTGCGAGCCTGAATGTTTCTTCCCTCTACGCCAAGTATGACTGGGAACGGCAAATGGATATCGCGGCGCTGGAGCGGATGGCAGCCACACTCGCGAAGGTCCTCACGTCCGCAAAGGAGGAGTTGACCAAGCAGGAGACGCAGCGCAACGCACTGCCTTCGGTTTGGCAAGGGACGGCGGCGGATGCCGCGCTGACGATGCTCAACTCCCAGGTCGTTCGGGCAACCGAGGATCAGGTGGACGTCTCGGGTATCTCGACGAAACTTGCGTCTACGGCGGAAGGCTTGCGAGCAGCGGTCAAGGCGAAAGCTCAGGCCGTGAAGAAGTATTGGCATCCTACGCAGCCGGATATCCCTGATTCCAATGGTCTCGGCCGAAAGTCGATAGATGCATTCATTATGCACGCGATAATGAATGAATACGCCGAGCCCGGCCTTTCCGCTAAGAGGTGGCTGGAAACAAAATTTCAACCAGCCGTAGAAAATACCATCAGTAACTTCGAAACTCTGTGCACCGAAACTGAGACCACAGTGAATGGGCTCTACGACCAGCTCAGCTCTGAGTTGGCCAAACTGGACACTGCGGCGTATCCGATGCCTGCGGACACCACTTCCCCGAGCACTCCACCGTCGACTGTCCAGGCCCCGTCGCCGACCGGAACCAATCCTGGGCCGGGCCCGAGCACGACTCCCTCGCCGAGTATCACGCCCACGCCGAGTGTCACGCCCACGTCGAGCATCACGCCCAGCACGACACCGACACCGAGCAGCACCGTACCGGCGTCGACCAATATTGCGCTGAGTGGTCTGGCATCCACCCTCGCGACAGCGCTCACCACAGCGGTGAGCTCGCTCGCCACAGCCGCGACGACGGGCCTGACTGCGCTCGGAACCGCCATTTCCGAAGCCATCGAAGACTTCACAGATGACGAGAAGGACGACGACGACAAGGACGACGACGGTAAGGACGACGGCGAGAAGAAGGACGGCGAGAAGACCAAGTCGACCGAATTCGACCTTGCCGGTAAGCATTACAAGCTCGAGGTCGGCGCGGATGGGCAGCCGAAGCTGGTCGAGACCGACTCGGAGGGCAAGACTCGCGAGCTCAGTGTGAAGCTGGACTCGAACGGCAATCCGATCATCTCCAGTGAGGAGAAGAAGGAAGAGTCGAAGCCGGCCGCCGGCACTCCCGCCGCGGGTACTCCGACTTCGGGCAATCCGACCGCCACGGTGCCGCCAGCGGGCACCAAGAAGGGTGGGGAGGACGGCGAGCACACCCCGAAGACCGCCCCGGTCACCGGTGAGCAACAGCAGCAGGCGCCGGTCCAAACCGGGGCGGAGCTATCCGAGGCGGGTCCCCTGTGA
- a CDS encoding 2OG-Fe(II) oxygenase, whose amino-acid sequence MPKSNVIRAFDRDIRVVMRVQQPQVILFADVLSEDECDQMIERSRDRLKRSTTVNGTTGVDEVISNRTSEGAVFQRGEDSLIDRIDRRTSALMNWPLENGEGLQILRYGPGGEYKPHFDYFPPEDPGSWQHVSIPGQRISTLIVYLNDVESGGATAFPEAGLSVTPKKGGALYFRYCNGEGQLDPLTRHCGEMVNAGEKWIMTKWMRQRGF is encoded by the coding sequence GTGCCTAAGAGCAACGTGATTCGCGCGTTCGACCGCGATATCCGGGTTGTGATGCGGGTGCAGCAGCCTCAGGTCATTCTGTTCGCCGACGTGCTGTCGGAAGACGAGTGCGATCAGATGATCGAGCGTTCGCGCGACCGGCTCAAGCGGTCTACCACCGTCAATGGCACGACCGGTGTCGACGAGGTCATCAGTAATCGGACCAGTGAGGGTGCGGTGTTTCAGCGCGGGGAGGATTCGCTGATCGATCGGATCGATCGGCGGACTTCGGCTTTGATGAACTGGCCGTTGGAGAATGGGGAAGGGCTGCAGATTCTGCGGTACGGCCCCGGGGGTGAGTACAAGCCGCATTTCGATTACTTCCCGCCGGAGGATCCCGGTAGCTGGCAGCATGTTTCGATACCGGGGCAGCGGATTTCGACGTTGATCGTCTACCTGAACGACGTCGAATCCGGTGGTGCGACAGCTTTTCCGGAGGCCGGGCTGTCGGTGACTCCGAAAAAGGGTGGGGCGCTTTACTTCCGGTACTGCAACGGCGAGGGACAGCTGGACCCGCTGACCCGGCATTGCGGTGAGATGGTGAACGCCGGGGAGAAGTGGATCATGACGAAGTGGATGCGTCAGCGCGGGTTCTGA
- a CDS encoding dienelactone hydrolase family protein: MSASVKSLLSTLTSRGPHRVLRGNLAIAGQPGVVFTPESGKDLPCVAFGHGWLTGVSHYRGTLEHLASWGFVVAAPDTERGPIPSHLGLATDLLTTLDICTGVRLGDGMLSVHPQRLALVGHGMGAGAAVIAATQRSVGALCAIAPAPTAPSAESLASNLSIPALILSSASDIDTVSCNAIPLTAAWGGPAILRALDGASNNGIVEGRRALGALGVGKYEHKTARAVRGLLTGFLLSTLLEDKKYQPFADPDAQIPHTQVIDPNAPRDEEKPKVGIGAIASLLRK; the protein is encoded by the coding sequence GTGTCGGCGTCTGTGAAATCGCTACTGAGCACCCTGACCAGCCGGGGACCGCACCGAGTGCTGCGCGGAAACCTGGCCATCGCGGGTCAACCGGGGGTGGTGTTCACCCCTGAGTCCGGCAAGGACCTCCCCTGCGTTGCCTTCGGTCATGGCTGGCTGACCGGGGTTTCCCACTACCGCGGGACCCTGGAGCACCTAGCGTCCTGGGGTTTCGTGGTCGCCGCGCCCGACACCGAACGCGGGCCGATTCCGTCACACCTCGGTTTGGCGACCGACTTGCTCACCACATTGGACATCTGCACCGGAGTCCGCCTGGGCGACGGCATGCTCAGCGTCCACCCGCAGCGGCTGGCACTCGTCGGCCACGGCATGGGAGCCGGCGCCGCAGTGATCGCGGCCACACAACGTTCCGTCGGCGCACTGTGCGCGATCGCTCCCGCCCCCACCGCCCCGTCCGCGGAGTCGCTGGCATCCAACCTGTCGATCCCCGCCCTGATCCTGTCGAGCGCGTCCGACATCGACACGGTCAGCTGCAACGCGATCCCCTTGACCGCCGCCTGGGGCGGCCCGGCGATCCTGCGCGCCCTCGACGGAGCCTCCAACAATGGGATCGTCGAGGGGCGACGCGCACTGGGGGCTCTCGGAGTCGGCAAGTACGAGCACAAGACAGCCCGGGCCGTCCGCGGACTGCTCACCGGATTCCTGCTGTCCACATTGCTCGAGGACAAGAAGTATCAGCCGTTCGCCGACCCGGACGCGCAGATCCCGCACACCCAGGTCATCGATCCGAACGCGCCTCGGGACGAGGAGAAGCCGAAGGTCGGGATCGGGGCGATCGCGTCGTTGCTGCGAAAGTAG
- the glmS gene encoding glutamine--fructose-6-phosphate transaminase (isomerizing): protein MCGIVGYVGYRDALGVVVDALRRMEYRGYDSAGVAILNGAGALAVERKAGRLANLEAELAEAGESEFAGSTGMGHTRWATHGAPTDRNAHPHRDVSGKIAVVHNGIIENFVPLRKELEDAGVELTSDTDTEVTVHLVARAYADGPTKGDFVASALAVLQRLEGAFTLVFTHADHPDKIIAARRNTPLVIGVGEGEMFIGSDVVAFIEHTREAVELGQDQAVVITADSYEVTDFAGNTDVETRPFTIDWDLAAAEKGGHDYFMLKEIEEQPAAVADTLIGHFVIDEHGGRIVLDEQRLADQELREFDKVFVVACGSSYHAGLLAKYAIEHWTRLPVEVELASEFRYRDPVLDRSTLVVAISQSGETADTLEAVRHAKEQKARVLAICNTNGAQIPRESDAVLYTRTGPEIGVASTKAFLAQVAANYLVGLALAQARGTKYPDEVAREFAELEAMPKLVERVLETAPQVRAIARELAHVPTVLFLGRHVGYPVALEGALKLKELAYMHAEGFAAGELKHGPIALIEDGLPVIIVMPSPKGRAVLHSKLLSNIREIQARGARTIVIAEEGDDTVRPFADDLIEIPTAPTLFQPLLSTIPLQVFAAEIAQARGYDVDKPRNLAKSVTVE, encoded by the coding sequence ATGTGCGGAATCGTTGGCTACGTCGGGTACCGGGACGCGCTCGGCGTTGTCGTTGACGCGTTGCGCCGCATGGAATATCGCGGCTACGACTCCGCGGGTGTGGCGATCCTCAACGGCGCGGGTGCGCTGGCGGTGGAACGGAAGGCTGGGCGGCTCGCGAATCTGGAGGCTGAGCTGGCCGAAGCCGGGGAATCCGAGTTCGCCGGCAGCACCGGGATGGGGCATACCCGCTGGGCGACGCACGGTGCGCCGACCGATCGCAACGCGCACCCGCACCGCGATGTCAGCGGCAAGATCGCGGTCGTGCACAACGGGATCATCGAAAACTTCGTGCCGTTGCGTAAGGAACTGGAAGACGCGGGCGTCGAGCTCACCAGCGACACCGACACCGAAGTCACCGTGCACCTGGTGGCCCGCGCGTACGCCGACGGCCCGACCAAGGGTGATTTCGTCGCCAGCGCGCTGGCGGTGCTGCAACGGCTCGAAGGTGCCTTCACCCTGGTCTTCACGCACGCCGACCACCCCGACAAGATCATCGCGGCGCGCCGCAACACGCCGCTGGTCATCGGTGTCGGTGAGGGCGAGATGTTCATCGGCTCCGATGTCGTCGCGTTCATCGAGCACACCCGCGAGGCCGTCGAACTCGGCCAGGACCAAGCCGTCGTGATCACCGCCGACAGCTACGAGGTCACCGACTTCGCCGGCAACACCGATGTCGAGACCCGTCCCTTCACCATCGACTGGGATCTCGCCGCCGCCGAGAAGGGCGGCCACGACTACTTCATGCTCAAGGAGATCGAGGAGCAGCCCGCCGCCGTCGCGGACACCTTGATCGGGCACTTCGTCATCGACGAGCACGGTGGCCGCATCGTCCTGGACGAACAGCGCCTCGCCGACCAGGAACTCCGCGAATTCGACAAGGTCTTCGTCGTGGCCTGCGGCAGTTCGTATCACGCGGGCCTGCTGGCCAAGTACGCCATCGAACACTGGACCCGCCTGCCCGTCGAGGTCGAGCTGGCCAGCGAATTCCGTTACCGCGACCCGGTTCTGGACCGCTCCACCCTGGTCGTCGCGATCTCGCAGTCCGGCGAAACCGCCGATACCCTCGAGGCGGTCCGGCACGCCAAGGAGCAGAAGGCGCGCGTTCTGGCCATCTGCAACACCAACGGTGCGCAGATCCCGCGCGAGTCGGACGCGGTCCTCTACACCCGCACCGGACCCGAGATCGGTGTCGCGTCCACCAAGGCGTTCCTCGCGCAGGTGGCCGCCAACTACCTGGTGGGCCTGGCCCTCGCCCAAGCCCGCGGCACCAAGTACCCCGACGAGGTGGCCCGCGAGTTCGCCGAACTCGAAGCCATGCCGAAACTCGTCGAGCGCGTCCTGGAGACCGCTCCCCAGGTCCGCGCCATCGCCCGCGAACTCGCGCACGTCCCCACGGTGCTGTTCCTCGGCCGCCACGTCGGCTACCCGGTGGCCCTCGAAGGCGCCCTGAAACTCAAGGAACTCGCCTACATGCACGCCGAGGGTTTCGCGGCGGGCGAGCTCAAGCACGGCCCGATCGCCCTGATCGAGGACGGCCTTCCGGTGATCATCGTGATGCCCTCCCCGAAGGGCCGCGCGGTGCTGCACTCCAAGCTGCTCAGCAACATTCGCGAGATCCAGGCCCGCGGCGCCCGCACCATCGTCATCGCCGAGGAAGGCGACGACACCGTGCGTCCCTTCGCCGACGACCTGATCGAAATCCCCACCGCGCCAACCCTGTTCCAGCCGCTGCTGTCCACGATCCCGCTGCAGGTCTTCGCCGCGGAGATCGCCCAGGCCCGCGGCTACGACGTGGACAAGCCGCGCAACCTGGCGAAATCCGTCACCGTGGAGTGA
- a CDS encoding plastocyanin/azurin family copper-binding protein has protein sequence MPLDSRVKSFRVATGFAVVGMLLAGCGSGDSGSSSTTTTKAPSSSATVPADTKPATVTVDVADMKFSPDAVTVKVGDTVKWQFDDKVPHSVQGIGDKAMGINSPIFTQGEWSYTFTMPGTYRYLCSLHPEMRGTVTVN, from the coding sequence ATGCCGCTAGACAGTCGCGTGAAGTCCTTCCGGGTCGCAACCGGGTTCGCTGTGGTGGGGATGCTGCTGGCTGGATGTGGGTCCGGGGACTCGGGGTCGTCGTCCACGACGACGACAAAAGCACCGTCGAGTTCGGCTACCGTGCCTGCCGACACCAAGCCCGCCACGGTCACGGTGGATGTGGCCGACATGAAGTTCTCGCCTGATGCCGTGACGGTGAAGGTCGGCGACACCGTCAAGTGGCAGTTCGACGACAAGGTGCCGCACTCCGTGCAGGGCATCGGCGACAAGGCGATGGGAATCAACAGCCCGATCTTCACCCAGGGCGAGTGGAGCTACACCTTCACCATGCCCGGCACGTACCGCTACTTGTGCTCGCTGCATCCGGAGATGCGGGGAACGGTCACCGTCAACTGA
- a CDS encoding DUF4177 domain-containing protein: MTARFEYKVVEIREGLIGGKLSGSKLEKILNDHAGQGWQLKTITAAEVKGRVGPGGVEGLLITFERPIG; the protein is encoded by the coding sequence ATGACTGCGCGATTCGAGTACAAGGTCGTCGAAATCCGGGAAGGCCTGATCGGGGGGAAACTTTCTGGTTCGAAACTGGAGAAGATCCTGAACGACCACGCCGGGCAGGGCTGGCAACTCAAGACAATCACCGCGGCGGAGGTGAAGGGGCGCGTCGGTCCCGGCGGCGTCGAAGGCCTGCTCATCACCTTCGAGCGCCCGATCGGCTGA
- a CDS encoding NAD(P)H-hydrate dehydratase: protein MSEDPNAADRRGYFSADEVRAAEAELFTRVPDGVPMQRAAHGLATVVAEELRARTRGVAGRSVTLLVGSGDNGGDVLWAGTMLRRRGVSVSAVLLNPERAHAKGLAALRKTGGRIQDHLGDPHLVIDGIVGISGRGPLRPDAAELVAGIDVPIIAADLPSGVDPDTGAVEGAAVRADVTVAFGAYKPVHALAAPWCGRIELVPIGLRLPEPRLAALEPAAIGAKWPVPHATDDKYTQGVTGVCAGSATYPGAAVLCTGAAVAATSGMVRYVGTGAHDVLAHFPEVIASQTISATGRVQAWVFGPGAGTDSDAHKRLGEILATDLPVVVDADGLTMLAADPGLVRGRSAPTVLTPHAGEFTRLTGHELGPDRVGAVRDLAESWGLTVLLKGRATLVAAPGRPVLVNEAGGSWSATAGSGDVLSGIIGSLLAAGQDPQWAAAAAARAHALAANLAAYDGDSAPAPISASPLLAQLRSAIRTLRALSASDA, encoded by the coding sequence ATGTCCGAGGATCCGAACGCCGCTGACCGGCGCGGATATTTCTCTGCCGACGAGGTTCGTGCGGCGGAGGCGGAGCTGTTCACCCGGGTGCCGGACGGGGTGCCGATGCAGCGGGCGGCGCATGGATTGGCGACCGTCGTGGCGGAGGAGTTGCGGGCCCGGACCAGGGGTGTCGCCGGCCGGTCGGTGACGTTGCTGGTGGGCTCCGGGGACAACGGTGGCGACGTGCTGTGGGCGGGAACGATGTTGCGGCGGCGGGGTGTGTCCGTCTCGGCGGTGCTGTTGAATCCCGAGCGTGCGCACGCGAAAGGCCTTGCCGCGCTGCGGAAAACCGGCGGCCGCATCCAGGACCACCTCGGCGACCCGCACCTTGTGATCGACGGCATCGTGGGAATCTCCGGTCGCGGTCCGCTCCGGCCCGATGCCGCGGAACTCGTTGCGGGCATCGATGTCCCGATCATCGCCGCCGACCTGCCCAGTGGCGTCGATCCGGACACCGGGGCGGTCGAGGGCGCGGCCGTTCGCGCCGATGTCACCGTCGCGTTCGGTGCGTACAAACCGGTGCACGCGCTCGCCGCGCCCTGGTGTGGTCGAATTGAGTTGGTGCCGATCGGATTACGGCTGCCCGAACCCCGGCTTGCGGCGCTGGAACCGGCGGCGATCGGCGCGAAATGGCCGGTGCCGCACGCGACCGACGATAAGTACACGCAGGGCGTCACCGGTGTTTGCGCGGGCAGCGCGACCTACCCCGGAGCGGCCGTCCTGTGCACGGGTGCGGCGGTGGCAGCCACTTCCGGCATGGTGCGCTACGTCGGGACCGGCGCCCACGACGTGCTCGCACATTTCCCGGAAGTCATTGCCAGTCAAACCATCTCGGCCACCGGTCGCGTGCAGGCCTGGGTATTCGGCCCTGGTGCGGGCACCGATTCCGACGCGCACAAACGCCTCGGCGAAATTCTCGCGACCGACCTTCCGGTGGTCGTCGACGCCGATGGGCTCACGATGCTCGCCGCGGACCCCGGCCTGGTTCGCGGCCGCTCGGCCCCGACCGTGCTGACACCGCACGCCGGAGAGTTCACCCGCCTGACCGGCCATGAGCTGGGGCCGGATCGCGTCGGGGCAGTTCGCGATCTGGCCGAATCCTGGGGCCTGACAGTGCTTCTCAAAGGCCGTGCCACCCTCGTTGCCGCCCCTGGTCGCCCGGTACTCGTCAACGAGGCGGGCGGCTCCTGGTCCGCGACCGCAGGCTCCGGCGACGTCCTGTCCGGCATCATCGGCAGCCTCCTCGCGGCGGGCCAGGACCCGCAGTGGGCCGCCGCCGCAGCAGCCCGGGCCCACGCTCTTGCCGCCAATCTCGCTGCCTACGACGGAGACTCGGCTCCCGCTCCGATCTCGGCGAGCCCGCTCCTGGCTCAGCTCCGCTCCGCGATTCGAACCCTGCGCGCACTCAGCGCATCGGACGCGTAG
- the alr gene encoding alanine racemase produces MAGSVNVNAQVETVVDLDAIAHNVRILRQHAGDAAVMAVVKADGYNHGAVEVGRAALAAGAAELGVTTVGEALALREAGITAPILCWLNNSDADFAAAIAADIEIGVSSPQQLRAVEHAARTLGKQAIVTLKVDTGLNRNGIAPAEYPQVLTALRTLVDDQVVRLRAIFSHLAHADEPEHPFIDVQRDRFLEAIAAAKSHGLEPELVHLANSAATLTRPDLAFDLVRPGIAVYGLSPVPDDFGLRPAMTLQARVALVKPVAAGEGVSYGHQWTAPHDTTVALIPAGYADGVFRPLSGRFEVILGGVRRPNIGRVCMDQFVVDLGDNAVGVTEGDTAVLFGPEGPHPQEWADLLGTIHYEIVCAPKGRVRRRHIGEV; encoded by the coding sequence ATGGCAGGATCGGTCAATGTGAATGCGCAAGTGGAGACGGTCGTCGATCTGGATGCCATTGCCCACAACGTGCGGATCCTGCGGCAGCACGCGGGGGACGCGGCGGTGATGGCGGTGGTGAAGGCCGACGGCTACAACCACGGTGCGGTCGAGGTCGGCCGGGCGGCGCTGGCAGCGGGGGCGGCCGAGCTGGGGGTGACCACGGTCGGTGAGGCGCTCGCCCTGCGGGAGGCGGGGATCACCGCGCCGATCCTGTGCTGGCTCAACAACTCCGACGCCGATTTCGCCGCGGCCATCGCGGCCGACATCGAGATCGGGGTGTCGTCGCCGCAGCAGCTGCGGGCCGTCGAGCACGCCGCCCGCACGCTGGGCAAACAGGCGATCGTCACGCTCAAGGTGGACACCGGCCTGAACCGCAACGGCATCGCCCCCGCCGAATATCCCCAGGTCCTCACGGCCCTGCGGACGCTTGTGGATGATCAGGTGGTGCGCCTGCGCGCGATCTTCTCCCACCTCGCGCACGCCGACGAACCCGAGCACCCGTTCATCGACGTGCAGCGCGACCGATTCCTGGAAGCCATCGCCGCGGCGAAATCGCACGGCCTGGAACCGGAATTGGTGCACCTGGCCAACTCCGCCGCCACCCTCACCCGCCCCGACCTGGCCTTCGACCTGGTTCGCCCGGGCATCGCCGTGTACGGCCTCAGCCCCGTCCCCGACGATTTCGGTCTGCGTCCCGCGATGACCTTGCAGGCTCGCGTCGCCCTGGTGAAACCGGTTGCCGCGGGGGAGGGCGTCTCCTACGGCCACCAGTGGACCGCCCCGCACGACACCACGGTCGCGCTCATCCCCGCCGGTTACGCCGACGGCGTCTTCCGGCCGTTGAGCGGGCGCTTCGAGGTCATCCTGGGCGGTGTCCGCCGCCCCAATATCGGCCGCGTCTGCATGGACCAGTTCGTCGTCGACCTCGGCGATAACGCCGTCGGCGTCACCGAGGGTGACACCGCCGTTCTCTTCGGTCCCGAAGGCCCGCACCCGCAGGAGTGGGCCGACCTGCTCGGCACCATCCACTACGAAATCGTCTGCGCGCCCAAGGGCCGAGTCCGCCGCCGCCACATCGGCGAGGTGTGA
- a CDS encoding alpha/beta fold hydrolase, translating to MRSRRTNRSTVMRGGMATAGVVGALAGAHALRRIGARVLWPARRDEYRDEDFTLFDRDRAGTVRADDDVALATRTCGPDDAPVTVIFVHGFCNSMESFHFQRRDLEKRWGAGVRLVFFDLRGHGHSGAPSTESCTVAQLGRDVAAVIESTTPTGPVVLVGHSLGGMAVLAAAAQFPQLFASRVIGVGLLSTAAAEVTAAGVTQLLRNPAVDGFRLAVHTAPTLVQAGRSIVRQVITPILHVSSYRGPVSPTLSRFTTLMIDRTPIETVVKFLKVFELHDESAALPALANLPVLIVTGLHDLVIPFRNSRALHRDLPASELILLRDAAHMPHLQFPDIVNEALHHLLIRAGALTPDRAATPQPIGS from the coding sequence ATGAGATCGCGACGCACGAATCGCAGCACCGTCATGCGGGGTGGGATGGCGACGGCGGGAGTTGTCGGCGCTCTCGCGGGCGCGCACGCGCTGCGGCGAATCGGCGCGCGAGTGCTCTGGCCCGCACGCCGCGACGAATACCGGGACGAGGATTTCACCCTGTTCGACCGGGACCGCGCGGGCACGGTGCGCGCCGACGACGACGTGGCCCTCGCCACCCGCACCTGCGGCCCCGACGACGCTCCCGTCACCGTGATTTTCGTGCATGGCTTCTGTAACAGCATGGAGTCCTTCCACTTCCAGCGTCGCGACCTCGAAAAGCGCTGGGGCGCAGGTGTTCGCCTGGTGTTCTTCGACCTGCGCGGCCACGGTCACTCCGGTGCGCCGAGCACGGAGAGCTGCACCGTCGCCCAGCTCGGTCGCGATGTCGCCGCCGTTATCGAGTCGACCACGCCGACGGGACCTGTTGTGCTGGTTGGTCATTCCCTCGGCGGCATGGCGGTGCTCGCCGCGGCCGCGCAATTCCCGCAGCTGTTCGCCTCCCGCGTGATCGGTGTGGGCCTGCTGTCCACCGCGGCCGCCGAGGTCACCGCCGCCGGTGTCACCCAGCTCCTGCGCAACCCCGCGGTCGACGGCTTCCGCCTCGCCGTGCACACCGCACCGACCCTGGTGCAGGCGGGCCGCAGCATCGTCCGCCAGGTCATCACCCCGATCCTGCATGTGAGCTCCTACCGCGGCCCGGTCAGTCCCACCCTGTCCCGCTTCACGACACTGATGATCGACCGCACCCCGATCGAAACTGTCGTCAAGTTCCTGAAAGTCTTCGAGCTGCACGACGAATCGGCCGCGCTCCCGGCCCTGGCCAACCTGCCGGTGCTGATCGTCACGGGCCTGCACGACCTGGTGATTCCGTTCCGCAACTCCCGTGCGCTGCACCGCGACCTCCCCGCCAGCGAACTCATCCTGCTGCGTGACGCCGCCCACATGCCGCACCTGCAATTCCCCGACATCGTCAACGAGGCCCTGCACCACCTGCTGATTCGTGCCGGCGCCCTGACCCCCGACCGCGCCGCCACCCCGCAGCCCATCGGAAGCTGA
- a CDS encoding DUF4236 domain-containing protein, with protein MPFTFRKSFKIFPGVRLNINRRSMSITTGGRGGPRHTTSTSGRETTSMDLPGPFGWRRTRRRRR; from the coding sequence ATGCCTTTCACGTTCCGCAAGAGCTTCAAGATCTTCCCCGGCGTGCGCCTCAACATCAACCGCCGCTCCATGTCGATCACCACCGGCGGCCGCGGTGGCCCCCGGCACACCACCAGCACCTCCGGCCGCGAAACCACCTCGATGGATCTCCCCGGCCCCTTCGGCTGGCGGCGTACCCGTCGCCGTAGGCGCTGA
- the tsaE gene encoding tRNA (adenosine(37)-N6)-threonylcarbamoyltransferase complex ATPase subunit type 1 TsaE, producing the protein MVQQTRVLPAVADTEALGRELAEELKAGDLVVLDGPLGAGKTALTRGIAAGLGVQGRVSSPTFIIARQHRAGERGVPMVHVDAYRLGGDLDELDALDLDTDLHHAVVVVEWGLGVVEHLADRHLRVQLSREPESEVRTAVWVWIAAGS; encoded by the coding sequence GTGGTGCAGCAGACGCGGGTGCTTCCGGCGGTCGCCGATACCGAGGCGCTCGGGCGCGAGTTGGCCGAGGAGCTGAAGGCCGGTGATCTGGTCGTGCTCGACGGGCCGCTCGGTGCGGGGAAGACCGCACTGACGCGCGGGATCGCGGCCGGGCTCGGCGTCCAGGGCCGGGTCAGTTCTCCGACCTTCATCATCGCCCGGCAGCATCGGGCGGGGGAGCGCGGCGTGCCGATGGTGCACGTCGACGCCTACCGCCTGGGCGGTGATCTCGACGAACTCGACGCCCTCGATCTCGACACCGATCTGCATCACGCGGTCGTCGTGGTCGAGTGGGGGCTCGGCGTCGTCGAGCACTTGGCCGACCGGCATCTGCGGGTCCAGCTTTCGCGCGAGCCCGAATCCGAGGTCCGTACCGCCGTCTGGGTGTGGATCGCGGCCGGCTCCTGA